The Coffea arabica cultivar ET-39 chromosome 1e, Coffea Arabica ET-39 HiFi, whole genome shotgun sequence genome has a window encoding:
- the LOC140021510 gene encoding protein disulfide isomerase-like 2-1, with product MKRILRKRCGHCKKLAPEYEKVGASFTKVKSVLIGKVNCNEHKSVAANIVFVVTLYPMVSKRFFGAQKVSLCEMLEFSKGMKVHDLQKPLLSL from the exons GTGTGGGCACTGTAAGAAGCTTGCTCCAGAGTACGAGAAGGTTGGTGCAAGTTTCACGAAAGTTAAAtctgttttgattggaaag GTGAACTGCAATGAGCATAAGAGCGTTGCAGCAAATATAGTGTTTGTGGTTACCCTATATCCAATGGTTTCCAAAAGGTTCTTTGGAGCCCAAAAAGTTAGTTTATGTGAAATGCTGGAGTTTTCAAAAG GTATGAAGGTGCACGACCTGCAGAAGCCCTTACTGAGTTTGTGA